From a region of the Tateyamaria omphalii genome:
- a CDS encoding ATP-binding protein, with product MTDEGPFVYALKCLDLMVHRAALRLRARFELSADEFRGLYISDAQVDALLKARQETAAASPLCAQLATQWPVAMATLARQDRWKGLVRRLGLTVGEEQVLLIALAPHLDAKYAPLFAYLNDNIGRPYLTVDLIMRLLDWGATNPARWMLGAKGKLRRFGLLGHVPDSAPEGFALEDGLAAYLMGAPLSYAVAVEGVQVHEAPACRMPSLPPRAGFTDQLATASAHLGKQVIGLIGEAGSGRATYARDLLSQHVAAVFTVDARPLARGERPAAALRQAVVLAAISDSALLVQSAAELSADFLLRDALQLATDLNVPTLLLTDQTASLKRLCPTARPVPVSALSVTERKATWEFHLQGHGLHAEAQAIWSTADLFALRFGAIAAAVEALCPQAGSDRRLTADQLNAAARDQSSAAFSAGAAQVADRYDFDDLVLAPAVRDRINDFITATRHRRTVYETWNMQRRLGPARGLVAMFTGASGTGKSMAASVIAKALGLDLYRIELSAIVSKYIGETEKNLDAIFNAAREANAILFFDEADALFGKRSEVKEAHDRYANIECAYLLQKMERHDGIVILTTNMPRGLDAAFSRRIQFVIDFPRPDAALRETLWAGMFPPEVPLAGDVDFAFLARNFENTGGEIRNIALDAALRTAGQPGAKITMQALLKAVERQLVKQGRAPTAAAFKQHFKLVQQATG from the coding sequence ATGACCGACGAGGGCCCCTTTGTCTACGCGCTAAAGTGCCTCGATCTGATGGTGCACCGGGCAGCCTTGCGCCTGCGGGCGCGATTTGAGCTTTCGGCAGACGAGTTTCGCGGACTTTACATATCCGATGCACAGGTTGATGCGCTGCTGAAGGCAAGGCAGGAGACCGCTGCTGCAAGCCCTTTATGCGCACAACTCGCCACGCAATGGCCTGTTGCGATGGCAACGCTGGCCCGTCAAGACCGCTGGAAAGGTCTAGTGCGGCGGCTCGGACTGACAGTGGGCGAGGAGCAGGTGTTGCTCATCGCGCTCGCCCCGCATCTCGACGCGAAGTACGCACCACTTTTTGCGTATCTCAATGACAATATCGGACGGCCCTATCTGACGGTGGATCTCATTATGCGCCTGTTGGATTGGGGCGCGACAAACCCGGCGCGCTGGATGCTCGGGGCCAAGGGCAAGCTGCGTAGGTTCGGTCTGCTGGGGCACGTACCCGATAGCGCGCCTGAGGGGTTTGCGCTGGAGGACGGGCTGGCAGCATATCTCATGGGGGCGCCGCTGAGCTATGCGGTTGCTGTGGAGGGTGTTCAAGTGCATGAGGCTCCCGCATGCAGAATGCCGAGCCTGCCGCCCCGCGCAGGCTTCACCGACCAGTTGGCAACGGCCTCCGCCCATCTGGGCAAGCAAGTGATCGGGCTGATCGGAGAGGCGGGATCTGGACGCGCCACTTATGCCCGCGACCTACTGAGCCAGCATGTGGCGGCGGTGTTCACTGTCGATGCCCGGCCATTGGCGCGTGGGGAGCGACCGGCTGCGGCGTTGCGTCAGGCAGTAGTTCTGGCCGCCATCTCGGACAGCGCGCTGCTGGTGCAATCCGCTGCAGAGCTGAGCGCAGACTTCTTGCTGCGCGACGCGCTGCAACTTGCGACAGATTTGAACGTACCAACCCTTTTATTGACGGACCAAACCGCCAGCTTGAAACGGCTTTGCCCGACGGCGAGGCCGGTGCCTGTCTCGGCGCTGAGCGTTACAGAGCGTAAAGCCACCTGGGAATTCCACCTGCAAGGCCACGGGCTACACGCAGAGGCCCAAGCGATCTGGAGCACTGCCGACCTTTTCGCCCTGCGCTTTGGCGCAATCGCGGCAGCGGTTGAGGCGCTTTGCCCGCAGGCTGGATCAGACCGCAGATTGACAGCCGATCAATTGAACGCAGCAGCGCGCGATCAATCTAGCGCCGCCTTCAGCGCGGGCGCCGCCCAGGTCGCAGACCGTTACGACTTTGATGATCTCGTGTTGGCCCCGGCGGTGCGGGACCGGATCAACGACTTTATCACTGCAACGCGGCATAGGCGCACGGTCTACGAAACCTGGAACATGCAGCGGCGGCTCGGGCCCGCCCGGGGTCTGGTTGCGATGTTTACCGGTGCCTCTGGCACCGGGAAAAGCATGGCGGCAAGTGTGATTGCCAAAGCACTTGGGCTTGATCTTTACCGCATCGAACTCTCTGCCATTGTCTCAAAGTACATCGGCGAAACGGAAAAAAACCTTGATGCGATCTTCAACGCTGCCCGCGAGGCCAATGCGATCCTTTTCTTTGACGAGGCCGATGCGCTTTTTGGCAAACGCTCCGAGGTCAAAGAGGCGCACGATCGCTATGCCAATATCGAATGTGCCTATCTCCTGCAAAAGATGGAACGACACGACGGGATCGTCATCCTAACGACCAACATGCCCCGTGGGCTGGACGCCGCCTTTTCCCGGCGCATCCAATTCGTGATTGATTTTCCAAGGCCGGACGCGGCTCTGCGCGAAACATTGTGGGCGGGGATGTTCCCGCCTGAGGTGCCGCTCGCCGGGGATGTCGATTTTGCTTTTCTTGCGCGCAATTTCGAAAATACCGGGGGCGAGATCCGGAATATCGCGCTGGACGCCGCCCTTCGAACCGCCGGGCAACCTGGTGCCAAGATTACCATGCAGGCGCTTTTGAAGGCGGTCGAAAGGCAATTGGTCAAGCAAGGCCGCGCCCCGACCGCTGCTGCCTTCAAGCAGCACTTCAAGCTGGTGCAGCAGGCGACAGGGTAG
- a CDS encoding eCIS core domain-containing protein, whose amino-acid sequence MKKLSGRSPDRAARTMGGALRTRGAGARNQSAGGSSNQMLQAARRGAGLTPVSQGTAKAKGAMTSPPSERRALTPGGPRIDVYDTPASHAAARDMGMLGFSYAGRVFLGEGHKLPGAPSRQEVLRHELIHAAQSAIPGTPQSRGALERQAHDWDGRSALLSADPGAVYGWFWIPMVIAGGYILLKPNVANAPAPGDPTVASMDVADYGKMIAEAVVLASGGMIYNGVRAAGFSVMASWGATGAAGSMSFRGISDVHGGEFSGVDTYVVDGFTGATIGVVTGGTFRLIGRIPGPTRALSNWFRQGAQNDAAYGQLPMRERLLYEIGQKTLPQGQFGPLQGMTPVERGAHLVQQNGWLRALFPSSTGFARPSGTLLTGPTPGGRAAIRGLFGFSSGFVGNAAFGDSIHDAYGLNDGMTPVPDQDGQAQMGGAANTIIVVPQGREFEWLLQNNQVGDFPVPRDAPGIQTTPPPIAPGADVEPVRGSGITPDIPQPGGETAMG is encoded by the coding sequence ATGAAAAAGCTTTCCGGCAGATCACCCGACCGGGCGGCCCGCACTATGGGCGGCGCCTTGCGGACCCGGGGCGCAGGGGCACGCAATCAAAGTGCGGGTGGGTCAAGCAATCAAATGCTGCAGGCCGCGCGCCGCGGGGCGGGTTTGACACCGGTCAGCCAAGGCACAGCCAAGGCGAAGGGCGCGATGACGAGCCCGCCCTCGGAACGCAGAGCGCTGACGCCGGGTGGTCCGCGCATTGACGTCTATGACACCCCGGCGTCCCATGCGGCCGCCCGCGACATGGGGATGCTCGGCTTTTCCTATGCCGGACGGGTCTTCTTGGGGGAAGGTCATAAATTGCCCGGCGCGCCCTCCCGGCAAGAGGTTCTGCGCCACGAACTGATCCACGCCGCCCAGTCGGCAATTCCAGGCACGCCGCAATCCCGGGGCGCGCTGGAACGCCAGGCGCACGACTGGGACGGACGCTCAGCGCTTTTGTCCGCGGATCCGGGCGCAGTCTATGGCTGGTTCTGGATCCCGATGGTGATTGCCGGGGGTTACATCCTGCTCAAACCCAACGTGGCCAATGCCCCTGCACCAGGCGACCCTACGGTGGCCAGCATGGACGTGGCCGACTACGGTAAGATGATCGCAGAAGCCGTCGTGCTCGCCTCGGGTGGGATGATTTACAACGGGGTGCGCGCTGCGGGGTTCAGTGTCATGGCGTCATGGGGGGCGACCGGGGCGGCCGGGTCAATGTCATTCCGGGGGATTTCGGATGTGCATGGCGGCGAGTTTTCGGGCGTCGACACATACGTCGTGGACGGGTTCACCGGCGCAACAATCGGGGTCGTCACCGGCGGCACCTTCCGCCTGATTGGCCGTATTCCGGGACCGACGCGGGCACTGTCAAACTGGTTCCGGCAGGGTGCCCAGAACGACGCTGCCTACGGTCAATTACCGATGCGCGAGCGGCTTCTGTACGAGATTGGGCAAAAGACCCTCCCGCAAGGACAGTTTGGCCCCCTTCAGGGGATGACCCCGGTAGAGCGCGGCGCGCATCTGGTCCAACAAAATGGCTGGCTCCGTGCTCTCTTTCCCAGTTCGACGGGCTTTGCCCGGCCCAGCGGCACGCTGCTGACAGGTCCGACGCCGGGCGGACGGGCCGCCATCCGCGGGTTGTTCGGATTCTCGAGCGGGTTTGTCGGCAACGCGGCTTTCGGCGACAGCATCCACGATGCCTACGGTCTGAACGACGGGATGACCCCTGTGCCGGATCAGGACGGTCAAGCGCAAATGGGCGGGGCCGCCAACACGATCATTGTCGTGCCTCAGGGTCGCGAGTTCGAATGGCTGCTGCAGAACAACCAGGTGGGAGATTTCCCCGTGCCGCGCGACGCGCCTGGTATCCAGACCACACCGCCGCCCATTGCCCCGGGCGCTGATGTCGAACCGGTGCGCGGCTCGGGCATCACTCCTGACATCCCGCAACCTGGTGGCGAAACCGCGATGGGCTAG